From Nicotiana tabacum cultivar K326 chromosome 20, ASM71507v2, whole genome shotgun sequence, one genomic window encodes:
- the LOC107803871 gene encoding pleiotropic drug resistance protein 1-like — translation MGSMYAAVFFLGFQNTASVLPVVAIERTVFYRERAAGMYSAFPYAFGQVFIEMPYVFVQAVLYGVIVYAMIGFEWTVTKFFWYLFITYFTLLYFTFYGLMSVAVTPNQHIAQIVALFFFAMWNLFSGFIIPRPRMAIWWRWYYWGCPVSWTLYGLVVSQFGDLQNKITDNETVEQFLRRYFGFKHDFLGVVAVVTVAYAVVFAFTFALAIKVFNFQKR, via the exons ATGGGATCAATGTATGCTGCTGTCTTTTTCCTTGGTTTTCAAAATACAGCATCAGTGTTGCCCGTTGTAGCCATTGAGCGTACAGTATTTTACAGAGAAAGAGCTGCTGGAATGTATTCTGCCTTCCCTTATGCCTTTGGACAA GTTTTCATTGAAATGCCGTATGTCTTTGTGCAAGCTGTTTTGTATGGCGTCATTGTCTATGCTATGATTGGATTTGAATGGACAGTAACCAAGTTCTTTTGGTACTTGTTCATCACGTATTTCACTCTCTTGTACTTCACCTTTTATGGTTTGATGAGCGTTGCAGTTACTCCAAATCAACATATTGCACAAATTGTTGCTCTCTTCTTCTTTGCCATGTGGAATCTTTTCTCAGGATTCATTATTCCACGACCT CGTATGGCCATATGGTGGAGATGGTACTATTGGGGTTGTCCTGTTTCCTGGACTTTGTATGGTTTGGTTGTATCACAATTTGGAGACCTCCAAAACAAAATAACTGATAATGAAACAGTCGAACAATTCTTGAGACGTTACTTCGGGTTCAAACATGATTTTCTTGGAGTAGTTGCAGTTGTGACTGTTGCATATGCTGTTGTTTTTGCCTTCACATTTGCTTTGGCTATTAAAGTATTCAACTTCCAGAAAAGATAG
- the LOC142174915 gene encoding pleiotropic drug resistance protein 1-like: MTNFLETMLNSFHILPNQKRKLTILNDVSGIIKPCRMTLLLGPPGSGKTTLLLALAGKLDPALKVTGKVTYNGYEMNKFVPQRTAAYISQHDLHIGEMTVRETLEFSARCQGVGSRYDMLAELSRREKAAKIKPDPDIDIFMKEKD, translated from the exons ATGACTAATTTTCTTGAG ACAATGTTGAACTCTTTCCATATCCTACCAAATCAAAAGAGAAAACTCACTATTCTTAATGATGTGAGTGGTATCATTAAGCCTTGTCGAATGACTTTGCTTTTAGGACCTCCAGGTTCTGGTAAAACTACTCTATTATTAGCTTTGGCTGGAAAGCTTGACCCTGCTCTTAAG GTTACTGGGAAAGTGACCTATAAtggatatgaaatgaataaatttgTGCCACAAAGAACTGCTGCTTATATTAGCCAGCATGATTTACACATTGGAGAAATGACTGTGCGAGAAACGTTGGAATTCTCTGCCAGATGCCAGGGAGTTGGCTCTCGTTATG ATATGTTGGCCGAACTGTCAAGAAGAGAGAAAGCAGCTAAAATCAAGCCAGATCCTGATATTGATATCTTTATGAAGGAAAAAGACTAG